A genome region from Pseudanabaena sp. Chao 1811 includes the following:
- a CDS encoding M61 family metallopeptidase: MVDSQKAGNIFSNQFTYHISIPEPENHLLHVELAIANWQNEFIDLKLPVWTPGSYLVREYAKHLQNFEATTANGEKLLWQKISKNHWRVNTGNNSLIKIRYRIFCNELTVRTNHIDSTHAFFTGAAVFMYIPEYQHHPFQIEIDIPKENWRIATALPNANSSNSFYAKDFDTLVDSPFEIGIQEQHEFTVHGKPHRWIIWGQHNADVQRIIKDTSEIIAVEADIFGGLPYDRYDFILHASNGFGGLEHKNSTVLLYNRLGFRKEESYLQFMNLVAHEFFHTWNVKRLRPKALETFDYDNENYTGSLWFSEGTTSYYDQIFPLRTGLYDAKHYLKLVSKSITRLQTTYGRHVQSLYDSSFDTWIKLYRPDANTHNNQISYYLKGELVSMLLDLLIRKQSNNLRSLDRVLQIMWERFGKEEIGFSEAELHEVIEKVAGVDLSDFWNNYLYGTKELDYNYYLEPFGLELRSARQDIPFIGLTLKSKNGIAEVEKVEFGSPAQKAGISTGDSLLAIAGVRVTAENFNERLKDFAVGEAIALTIFHQDLLKTVEVVLQEPIYTHFDIVQLPNASPSQETNLKLWLSI, encoded by the coding sequence ATGGTTGATTCACAAAAAGCAGGTAATATTTTCAGCAATCAATTTACCTACCACATATCAATACCTGAGCCAGAAAATCATCTATTACATGTCGAACTAGCGATCGCCAATTGGCAAAATGAATTTATCGATCTAAAGCTACCAGTTTGGACACCCGGCTCATATCTAGTACGTGAATATGCCAAACATCTCCAGAATTTCGAGGCGACTACTGCTAATGGTGAAAAGCTGTTATGGCAGAAAATCAGTAAAAATCATTGGCGGGTAAATACTGGCAATAATTCACTAATCAAAATCCGCTATCGCATTTTCTGTAATGAATTAACTGTGCGGACTAATCACATTGATAGTACCCATGCCTTTTTTACAGGTGCGGCAGTATTTATGTATATTCCCGAATATCAGCATCATCCATTTCAAATTGAGATTGATATCCCTAAAGAGAACTGGCGGATTGCTACTGCCTTACCTAATGCCAATAGTTCTAATAGTTTCTACGCCAAGGATTTCGATACTTTGGTTGATAGCCCCTTCGAGATCGGCATTCAAGAACAGCATGAGTTTACAGTTCATGGTAAACCCCATCGTTGGATCATTTGGGGACAGCATAATGCCGATGTACAGCGTATTATCAAAGACACCTCGGAAATCATTGCCGTAGAAGCGGACATATTTGGTGGTTTGCCCTACGATCGCTATGACTTTATCCTTCATGCTAGTAATGGATTTGGCGGCTTAGAACATAAAAATAGCACCGTACTGCTTTACAACCGCTTAGGATTTCGCAAGGAAGAAAGCTATCTCCAATTTATGAATCTAGTTGCCCATGAATTTTTCCATACTTGGAATGTGAAACGACTTCGCCCTAAAGCACTAGAAACCTTTGATTATGACAATGAGAATTACACAGGTTCCCTTTGGTTTAGCGAAGGAACTACCAGCTATTACGATCAAATCTTTCCTCTGAGGACAGGCTTGTACGATGCGAAACATTACCTGAAGCTTGTTAGCAAGAGCATTACTAGATTACAAACAACCTATGGGCGGCATGTGCAATCGCTCTATGATTCCAGTTTTGATACATGGATCAAGCTCTACCGTCCTGATGCGAATACTCATAATAACCAGATTTCCTACTACCTTAAGGGCGAGTTAGTATCCATGCTGCTGGATTTACTAATTCGTAAGCAAAGCAATAACTTGCGATCGCTTGATCGAGTCTTACAGATTATGTGGGAACGCTTTGGTAAAGAGGAGATTGGCTTTAGTGAAGCAGAACTCCATGAGGTAATCGAGAAGGTGGCAGGTGTTGATCTATCAGACTTCTGGAATAATTATCTCTATGGTACAAAGGAGCTAGACTATAACTACTATCTAGAACCCTTTGGACTAGAGCTACGCAGCGCACGTCAGGATATTCCCTTTATTGGCTTAACCCTAAAATCAAAAAATGGAATTGCTGAAGTAGAAAAGGTTGAGTTTGGTTCGCCAGCTCAAAAAGCAGGTATTAGCACTGGAGATAGTTTGTTAGCGATCGCAGGGGTTCGCGTGACTGCGGAAAACTTTAATGAGCGTCTTAAGGATTTTGCTGTAGGTGAGGCGATCGCTCTGACCATCTTCCATCAAGATTTACTAAAAACTGTAGAAGTCGTTTTGCAGGAACCGATTTATACCCATTTTGATATTGTGCAGTTACCCAATGCTTCCCCCAGTCAAGAGACAAACTTGAAATTATGGTTAAGCATCTAA
- a CDS encoding MSMEG_0570 family nitrogen starvation response protein yields MPQINFQISWPDGSEQTCYSPSLIVKEYFEPNVEYALDEFVESARTALNIASDRVKAKYGFPCGLAIGQLQDIEARASEYQNLENPQVKFIRFIE; encoded by the coding sequence ATGCCTCAAATCAACTTTCAAATTAGCTGGCCCGATGGTTCTGAACAAACCTGCTATTCTCCATCACTGATCGTTAAAGAATACTTTGAACCTAATGTTGAATATGCACTAGATGAGTTCGTAGAATCTGCGCGAACGGCTCTTAACATTGCTAGCGATCGCGTTAAGGCTAAGTATGGATTTCCCTGTGGATTAGCGATCGGGCAGTTACAAGATATCGAGGCTAGAGCATCTGAGTATCAAAATCTAGAAAATCCTCAAGTTAAATTTATCCGCTTTATTGAGTGA
- a CDS encoding helix-turn-helix domain-containing protein, which translates to MAPYSLDLREKIVANYEAGNTSIREVAKQFQVATKTVQKLLNQYRETGELNHKPLGSPIKSPLEAHQEKILEIVSEHPDWTLWQYCEEVAEQTGVSVTTGSMCRFFQRHNITLKKRPIAMKR; encoded by the coding sequence ATGGCACCTTACTCACTAGATCTCAGAGAAAAGATCGTAGCAAACTACGAAGCAGGAAATACATCGATTCGGGAAGTAGCGAAGCAATTTCAAGTCGCGACGAAAACAGTGCAAAAACTACTGAATCAATACCGAGAGACAGGAGAACTAAACCACAAACCATTAGGTAGTCCAATCAAAAGTCCCCTCGAAGCGCATCAGGAGAAAATCCTCGAAATTGTCTCAGAGCATCCAGATTGGACACTATGGCAGTACTGTGAAGAAGTAGCAGAACAAACAGGAGTATCAGTGACCACAGGCAGCATGTGCCGATTTTTCCAGAGGCATAACATCACTCTAAAAAAAAGACCTATCGCCATGAAAAGGTAA
- a CDS encoding acetate/propionate family kinase, with protein MKILVLNAGSSSQKSCLYELGNVLPDTPPEPIWEAMVDWTHHTGFAEIKVKTHQGKVLQEEIAATSRPKIIAHMLETLWNGETAVIKEPSDVDIIGHRVVHGGAEYRQSTMLNAEVKEAIAKLSVFAPVHNPANLEGIAATENVFGKIPQVAVFDTAFHAHLSPAAYTYAIPSKYAEQGIRRYGFHGISHQYCRDRAAQILNRPVNDLRLITCHLGNGCSLAAIRNGHSIDTTMGFTPLEGLVMGSRSGSIDAGILIHLLRQPNMDVEKLDRLLNRESGLLGISGISADLRPILQAIAEGNSQAQIAFDVYVHSLRSHIGAMLASLGGLDALVFTAGIGENAPDIRAATCEGFEFLGLKLDLEKNNQRAIDVDIAAPESAVRVLVIHTQEDWEIARECWNIQI; from the coding sequence ATGAAAATATTAGTTCTCAATGCAGGATCGAGTAGCCAAAAAAGTTGTTTGTATGAGTTAGGGAATGTATTGCCTGACACACCACCTGAACCGATTTGGGAAGCGATGGTAGACTGGACGCACCATACAGGATTTGCCGAAATCAAAGTTAAAACCCATCAGGGCAAAGTTCTCCAAGAAGAAATTGCTGCAACTTCGCGCCCAAAGATTATCGCGCATATGTTAGAGACTCTGTGGAATGGAGAAACCGCAGTCATCAAAGAGCCTTCAGATGTAGATATCATAGGGCATCGAGTGGTACATGGCGGAGCAGAATATCGCCAAAGTACTATGCTTAATGCGGAAGTAAAAGAGGCGATCGCAAAACTCTCAGTCTTTGCCCCTGTCCATAATCCTGCGAATTTAGAAGGCATTGCCGCAACGGAAAATGTATTTGGGAAGATTCCTCAAGTTGCGGTATTTGATACTGCCTTTCATGCTCATTTATCTCCTGCCGCCTACACCTACGCAATTCCCAGTAAATATGCAGAGCAAGGAATTCGGCGTTATGGCTTTCATGGAATTAGCCACCAATATTGTCGCGATCGCGCCGCCCAAATCCTCAATCGCCCAGTTAATGATTTACGCTTAATTACCTGTCATTTAGGAAATGGATGTTCCTTAGCCGCAATTCGTAATGGTCATAGTATTGATACAACTATGGGATTTACACCCCTCGAAGGTTTAGTCATGGGTAGCCGTTCTGGTTCCATTGATGCAGGGATTCTCATCCATTTACTGCGTCAACCAAATATGGATGTGGAGAAACTCGATCGCCTACTCAATCGCGAATCTGGGCTATTAGGCATCTCAGGAATTTCTGCGGATTTACGTCCAATCCTGCAAGCGATCGCGGAGGGTAACTCACAAGCGCAGATTGCCTTTGATGTTTATGTGCATAGTTTGCGATCGCATATTGGCGCAATGTTAGCTAGTCTTGGCGGCTTAGATGCCTTAGTCTTCACCGCAGGCATTGGCGAAAATGCTCCAGATATTAGAGCCGCCACCTGTGAGGGTTTTGAATTTCTAGGATTAAAGCTAGACCTAGAAAAAAATAACCAACGGGCGATCGATGTGGACATTGCAGCTCCTGAATCAGCCGTGCGAGTTTTAGTGATTCATACTCAAGAAGATTGGGAAATTGCTAGAGAATGTTGGAATATTCAGATTTAG
- the cutA gene encoding divalent-cation tolerance protein CutA yields the protein MKLYYVTLNTVDEARQIGRSLLEQQLAVCVNWFPITCAYRWEGEITEEPEVVLMIKTQSGLQTEIEQAIRDRISYTNFIAEISPSHVNECFLGWLNREVPYEVTNKEAQ from the coding sequence ATGAAACTTTATTACGTTACCCTGAATACAGTAGATGAAGCCCGACAGATTGGGCGATCGCTACTAGAGCAGCAGTTAGCCGTATGTGTAAATTGGTTTCCGATTACCTGTGCCTACCGTTGGGAGGGGGAAATTACGGAAGAGCCTGAAGTTGTGTTAATGATCAAAACCCAATCAGGACTACAGACAGAAATCGAACAAGCCATTCGCGATCGCATTAGCTATACCAATTTCATTGCCGAGATTTCACCGAGCCATGTAAATGAATGCTTTTTAGGCTGGTTAAATCGCGAAGTCCCCTACGAAGTCACTAATAAAGAGGCGCAATGA
- a CDS encoding HAD-IB family phosphatase, with amino-acid sequence MTRIVFCDFDGTITAVETFVAILKEFAPEISQQLLPQIYDQTLTLREGVRQILESIPSRLYPEILEFTRSQPMRAGFVELLDFLDAKKVPLIVVSGGLQGMVEVVLGDLKQRVHAIHAIAIDPSQEYLQLHSDYEYGTELVAKVKVIEAYGATEAIAIGDSITDLNMALYAPTVFARDRLAVYLDQHQKAYIPWNDFFDVRDYLKASWKWK; translated from the coding sequence ATGACTCGCATAGTATTCTGTGATTTCGATGGCACAATTACGGCGGTAGAAACCTTTGTCGCGATCTTGAAAGAATTTGCCCCAGAGATTTCGCAGCAGCTACTGCCACAAATTTATGATCAGACCTTAACGCTGCGGGAAGGAGTGCGCCAAATTTTGGAATCCATTCCTTCGAGACTCTATCCTGAAATTCTCGAATTTACGCGATCGCAACCGATGCGGGCTGGTTTTGTCGAACTTCTGGATTTTCTAGATGCTAAAAAAGTGCCTTTGATCGTGGTTTCGGGAGGATTACAAGGAATGGTAGAAGTAGTTCTAGGAGATCTAAAACAGCGCGTTCATGCCATCCATGCGATCGCTATTGATCCTAGTCAGGAATATTTACAACTTCATTCCGACTATGAATACGGGACAGAACTAGTTGCTAAGGTAAAGGTGATCGAGGCATATGGAGCAACGGAAGCGATCGCCATTGGTGACTCGATTACGGATTTGAATATGGCGCTCTATGCCCCGACCGTATTTGCTCGCGATCGCCTTGCGGTTTATCTTGATCAACACCAAAAAGCCTATATTCCTTGGAATGATTTCTTTGATGTGCGTGATTATTTAAAAGCATCATGGAAATGGAAATAG
- the ribBA gene encoding bifunctional 3,4-dihydroxy-2-butanone-4-phosphate synthase/GTP cyclohydrolase II: MTKFQFDSIPDALNDLKSGRLIVVVDDENRENEGDLIGAAQFATPEMVNFMAVKARGLICLAMTGDRLDRLDLPLMVDRNTDSQQTAFTVSIDAVEGTSTGISAEDRSRTIQAAINPNTRPNDLRRPGHVFPLRAKDGGVLKRAGHTEAAVDLAQMSGLYPAGVICEIQNDDGSMARLPELIEYAKLHNLKLISIADLISYRLEHDRFVKREAIASLPSLFGNFRVYGYRNTLDNTEHLAIVKGDLQDFPENEVLVRVHSECLTGDALGSLRCDCRGQLQSALKMIEFANWGVVVYLRQEGRGIGLINKIKAYSLQDGGLDTVEANEKLGFGADLRTYGVGAQILHDLGIKKMRLITNNPRKLAGLKGFDIEIVGRLPLLIETNEYNLRYLETKAEKLGHLLLQTKLVTLGIHWTTEKSTELLDQLREAAASNDLLLQEETSTAFASLFADADTQEVNKESEKDLANKFTIVHLGFDSSNEISDDWYAEPNHPYRQAIIRVLKHLKQWEQVKNFKFCVASNDAETPTGFAETINLGLAWHTPWLTDRIYEWFNFFHHGDDDLAILNK; encoded by the coding sequence TTGACAAAGTTTCAATTTGATTCCATTCCCGATGCCCTGAACGATCTCAAATCTGGTCGCCTCATTGTCGTTGTCGATGATGAAAACCGCGAAAATGAAGGCGATCTGATTGGTGCAGCCCAATTTGCCACACCTGAAATGGTGAACTTTATGGCAGTCAAGGCACGGGGTTTGATTTGTTTAGCGATGACAGGCGATCGCCTTGATCGCTTAGATTTACCCTTAATGGTCGATCGCAATACCGATAGCCAACAAACTGCCTTTACCGTGAGCATTGATGCGGTGGAAGGCACATCTACAGGTATTTCCGCCGAGGATCGCTCGCGCACCATTCAAGCAGCAATTAATCCTAATACTCGTCCTAATGATCTGCGTCGTCCGGGTCATGTTTTTCCCTTGAGAGCAAAGGATGGTGGTGTCCTCAAGCGGGCAGGACATACCGAAGCCGCAGTGGATCTAGCGCAGATGTCAGGGTTATATCCCGCAGGTGTTATTTGCGAAATTCAGAATGATGATGGCTCGATGGCACGGTTGCCTGAGCTAATCGAATATGCCAAGCTGCATAATCTCAAGTTAATTAGCATTGCGGATTTAATCAGCTATCGTCTGGAACACGATCGCTTTGTCAAGCGTGAGGCGATCGCCAGTTTGCCATCGTTATTTGGTAATTTCCGCGTTTACGGTTATCGCAATACCTTGGATAACACCGAACATTTGGCGATCGTCAAAGGTGATTTACAGGATTTTCCAGAAAATGAAGTCCTAGTGCGCGTTCATTCCGAATGTCTGACGGGAGATGCCCTCGGTTCTTTGCGTTGCGACTGTCGCGGACAGTTACAAAGCGCCTTGAAAATGATCGAGTTTGCCAATTGGGGCGTAGTTGTCTACCTGCGTCAGGAGGGTCGCGGCATCGGCTTGATTAATAAAATTAAGGCATATTCCCTCCAAGATGGGGGACTTGATACAGTTGAAGCCAATGAAAAACTGGGATTTGGCGCAGATCTGCGTACCTATGGTGTTGGGGCGCAAATTTTGCATGATCTCGGCATCAAAAAGATGCGCTTGATTACCAACAATCCTCGCAAACTTGCAGGACTCAAAGGTTTTGATATTGAAATCGTAGGACGCTTGCCCCTCTTGATCGAAACCAATGAATATAATTTGCGCTATCTAGAAACTAAAGCCGAAAAACTAGGGCATTTGCTCTTGCAAACAAAGCTTGTGACTTTAGGTATCCATTGGACAACCGAAAAATCAACGGAATTGCTTGACCAATTGCGTGAAGCTGCTGCTAGTAACGATCTCCTTTTGCAGGAAGAAACTTCTACTGCCTTTGCAAGTTTGTTTGCGGATGCGGATACGCAAGAGGTAAATAAAGAGTCCGAGAAGGATCTAGCTAATAAGTTCACAATTGTGCATTTAGGCTTTGATAGCTCTAACGAAATTTCTGATGATTGGTATGCTGAGCCAAATCATCCCTATCGTCAGGCAATCATCCGTGTGCTAAAGCATCTCAAACAATGGGAACAGGTTAAAAACTTTAAATTTTGCGTAGCCAGTAATGATGCTGAAACACCCACAGGTTTTGCGGAAACAATTAACCTTGGATTGGCATGGCATACACCTTGGCTAACGGATCGCATTTATGAGTGGTTTAACTTTTTCCACCACGGCGACGACGATCTTGCCATTCTAAATAAGTAA
- a CDS encoding S-layer homology domain-containing protein translates to MTNQTRRSGTALLVAVSFIGSSAIPLISATSALAQTTFNDVPTNYWAQPFIQELASRDILKGFPDGGFRPNDPVTRAQFAAILSKATNKSPIRGDVSFVDVSSNYWAASAIQKSYTTGFMSGYPGNIFEPTQNIPRVQILVSLANGLNYSASQAPETILQTYADASGIPNYARNSVAAATENRLVVNYPNVQFLNPNQPATRAEVAAFIYQALVRSGQVTAIASPYIVGQTTTTPPVQNQVRIPAGNTIAVQYSKDKILLGPDEKVPLTLTVSQNIANPQGMILIPSGTQVVGELRTVSGGAQFFASELVFSNGRRVAINGTSKVVTTTEKVDKGISVGKVVQNAALGAAAAAAIAAVTGDRAIATEEVLGGAGIATLLGLFLGRDSVTLASVNPNTDLAVTLNSDLLLQ, encoded by the coding sequence ATGACAAATCAAACTAGACGTTCTGGCACAGCCTTACTGGTTGCTGTTAGTTTTATTGGTAGTTCTGCAATTCCTTTAATTAGTGCAACATCTGCTTTGGCTCAAACTACATTTAATGATGTGCCTACTAACTATTGGGCACAGCCTTTTATTCAAGAATTAGCTTCCAGAGATATTCTTAAAGGGTTTCCTGACGGGGGGTTCCGTCCAAATGATCCCGTAACTAGAGCGCAATTTGCGGCGATTCTTAGTAAAGCTACTAACAAATCACCAATTCGTGGGGATGTATCGTTTGTTGATGTTTCTTCCAACTATTGGGCAGCTTCAGCAATTCAGAAATCATACACAACTGGCTTTATGTCGGGATACCCCGGAAATATTTTTGAACCTACCCAAAATATTCCTCGTGTCCAGATTTTAGTGTCTCTCGCTAACGGACTAAATTATTCCGCTAGCCAAGCCCCTGAAACAATTCTACAGACTTATGCTGATGCTTCGGGCATTCCGAACTACGCTAGAAATAGTGTGGCAGCAGCTACCGAAAATCGCTTGGTCGTGAACTATCCCAATGTTCAATTTTTAAATCCCAATCAACCAGCAACTAGAGCCGAAGTCGCCGCCTTTATTTACCAAGCGTTAGTTCGCTCAGGTCAAGTAACTGCGATCGCTTCACCCTATATCGTTGGTCAAACCACCACGACACCTCCAGTCCAAAATCAAGTCCGAATCCCCGCAGGCAATACAATTGCAGTGCAGTATTCCAAGGATAAAATCTTGTTAGGTCCTGATGAAAAAGTACCTTTGACTTTGACTGTATCGCAAAATATTGCGAATCCCCAAGGCATGATCTTGATTCCTTCTGGTACGCAAGTGGTGGGTGAATTGCGAACTGTATCAGGGGGCGCTCAGTTCTTTGCCAGTGAACTTGTCTTTAGTAATGGTAGACGTGTAGCCATCAATGGTACTTCCAAAGTAGTGACTACTACTGAGAAAGTTGATAAGGGTATTAGCGTTGGCAAAGTTGTCCAAAATGCCGCTCTCGGTGCTGCTGCCGCCGCTGCGATCGCTGCTGTAACTGGTGATCGAGCGATCGCTACTGAAGAAGTTCTTGGTGGTGCAGGTATTGCGACATTACTTGGTCTATTTTTAGGACGAGACAGCGTCACCCTCGCTTCTGTGAATCCAAATACGGATTTGGCTGTAACTTTAAATTCCGATCTATTGCTACAGTAG
- the grpE gene encoding nucleotide exchange factor GrpE produces the protein MSDRTEILRQYMQLAGISSFQLLSERTGVSRRMIDTLRKGNAKTLKYVDLAKLAEVLQIELIELIAKFINPDLSSNDESTGSEIASLREEYQRLQQTLANQQQELRSQFERETIQQLESLLLQLPSAAYAAQNNPDMLAKNILPLLRPIDALLQKWGITAIGSVGEEVAYDPQRHQLMEGSDEVEEGSSVIIRYIGYIQGEKLLYRARVAVKQS, from the coding sequence ATGAGCGATCGCACAGAGATATTACGTCAATATATGCAGCTAGCTGGTATATCTAGCTTTCAATTACTAAGTGAGCGTACGGGGGTATCACGACGCATGATCGATACCCTTCGCAAAGGGAATGCGAAAACTTTAAAATATGTAGACCTAGCTAAGCTAGCGGAAGTCTTACAGATTGAATTAATAGAACTGATTGCCAAATTTATTAATCCAGATTTATCTAGCAATGATGAATCTACAGGTTCAGAGATCGCATCTTTGCGTGAGGAATATCAACGTTTACAGCAGACTTTAGCCAATCAACAACAAGAATTGCGATCGCAATTTGAAAGAGAAACAATTCAGCAATTAGAATCTCTGCTGCTGCAATTACCCTCAGCTGCCTATGCCGCGCAAAACAATCCTGATATGCTAGCAAAAAATATTTTGCCTTTATTGCGTCCTATCGATGCGCTCTTACAAAAATGGGGCATTACAGCGATCGGTTCCGTTGGAGAGGAAGTTGCCTACGATCCACAAAGGCATCAGTTAATGGAAGGAAGTGATGAGGTTGAAGAAGGTAGTTCTGTAATCATTCGCTATATCGGTTATATACAAGGGGAAAAGCTATTGTATCGAGCTAGAGTGGCAGTCAAGCAGTCTTAA
- a CDS encoding DUF1565 domain-containing protein, producing MNKFPCLITLTSSISLAIALGAPSIAFAQNAPQKIVFVSPQGADTVGAGTETQTFRTLTAAIAANPQEGTIFQLGAGTYSATTGESFPIRLPKGAVLRGNPNVNGNNVVISGGGRFVSSTFASQNIAIVAANNSRIEGITVTNSNPRGYGLWLESSRNVVITNSNFIRNTHDGIFLTGAANAYISKNVFTGNTGSGISALGTSTGEIRDNRFENTGFGLSIGQSSQVSLINNQISRNVDGIVISNTAQPTLRGNAIADNQRNGLVILSSSNGSPRPDLGTTASQGNNTFFNNREFDINNATTIPIVAVGNQVNRTKVKGLLDLTASRSPVTNPITNASPLPSIPIVTVPTNTKPVTVSPTVAVPIQPKPNPTPTTVFVPAKPPSSSQILPSPVIATNPSSSNNSPTTITIEREYSSPTSSNASPRVAALPPATLDPTTGKPFQYRVIVPSTAPSVMQKVRTIVPDAFRLSRSGRVMLQVGAYSDRPAATQLVQKLTQAGVIAEIIPFR from the coding sequence ATGAATAAGTTTCCCTGTCTTATTACTCTCACTTCTAGTATCTCCCTAGCGATCGCCCTAGGCGCACCATCGATCGCCTTTGCCCAAAATGCTCCTCAAAAAATAGTTTTTGTCTCACCCCAAGGCGCTGACACCGTTGGCGCAGGTACAGAAACCCAAACTTTCCGCACCCTCACCGCCGCGATCGCTGCCAATCCTCAAGAAGGCACGATCTTCCAATTAGGTGCAGGTACTTATAGTGCAACCACTGGTGAAAGTTTTCCGATTCGATTACCCAAAGGAGCAGTTTTACGGGGTAATCCCAATGTTAATGGCAACAATGTCGTAATTAGTGGCGGGGGGCGTTTTGTCAGTTCCACCTTTGCTAGTCAAAATATTGCGATCGTCGCCGCAAATAACTCTCGCATTGAGGGAATTACCGTCACAAATAGTAATCCACGCGGTTATGGACTATGGCTAGAGTCAAGCCGTAATGTCGTCATCACCAATAGTAATTTCATTCGCAATACCCATGATGGCATCTTCTTAACGGGGGCAGCTAATGCCTATATTAGTAAAAATGTCTTTACTGGCAATACGGGTAGTGGAATCTCGGCTCTCGGTACAAGTACAGGGGAAATTCGGGATAACCGCTTTGAGAATACAGGCTTTGGTTTATCCATTGGACAATCCTCTCAAGTAAGTCTGATTAATAATCAAATCTCGCGTAATGTCGATGGTATCGTCATTTCTAATACAGCTCAGCCAACTTTGCGCGGCAATGCGATCGCGGATAATCAACGTAATGGGTTAGTCATTCTCAGTAGTAGTAATGGTTCACCACGTCCTGATCTAGGTACAACAGCTTCGCAGGGAAATAATACTTTCTTTAACAATCGTGAATTTGACATTAACAATGCCACCACTATTCCCATAGTGGCTGTCGGAAATCAAGTCAATCGCACCAAGGTTAAGGGATTACTCGATCTCACAGCATCGCGATCGCCCGTTACTAATCCCATTACAAATGCTTCACCACTTCCATCTATTCCTATAGTTACTGTTCCTACAAATACGAAACCAGTAACAGTATCACCAACAGTTGCTGTTCCTATTCAACCAAAACCAAATCCTACGCCAACAACGGTATTTGTCCCCGCAAAACCTCCTAGCTCTAGCCAAATACTCCCCAGTCCCGTTATTGCGACCAATCCTAGTTCTAGTAATAATTCGCCAACAACGATCACGATTGAACGCGAATATAGCTCTCCTACATCTTCCAATGCTTCCCCTCGCGTGGCGGCTCTACCACCAGCAACGCTTGATCCCACGACAGGCAAACCATTCCAATATCGAGTGATTGTACCTAGCACTGCTCCATCTGTGATGCAGAAGGTAAGAACCATTGTTCCTGATGCATTTCGTCTATCCCGTAGCGGAAGAGTAATGCTACAAGTAGGAGCCTATAGCGATCGCCCTGCGGCTACTCAGTTAGTCCAGAAATTAACCCAAGCTGGAGTCATTGCGGAAATCATTCCATTTCGCTAA